CGGTCGAGCGTCTCGACCGTCCAGTTGTCGTCCAACATGCGGACCCCGGCCGTCCCCATGTTGACCATGGGTTCGATTGCCAAAACCATCCCTTCCTTGAGGCGCGGTCCGGTTCCCGGGGTCCCGTAGTTGGGGACTTGCGGCTCTTCGTGCAAACGACGGCCCACCCCATGGCCCACAAACTCACGCACCACGGTGTAGCCATATTGCTGCACCAAATGCTCGACCGAAGCGCAGAGATCTCCCAGCCGGAAGCCTTCGCGGGCGTACTCAATGGCTGCGTAGAGGGACTCCTCGGTCGCCCAGAGGAGCTTCTCCGTTTCGGCGTCGATCTCCCCCACGATGACGGTGACCGCGTTGTCACCGATCCAGCCATTGTGGATGATCCCGACGTCGATTTTCACGATGTCCCCCGGCTGGATTCTCCGCTTGCCTCCAATCCCATGGACCACCTCTTCATTGAGAGAAATGCAGACCTGTCCGGGAAAGCCGCGGTAGCCATAAAAGGCGCTTTTGCAGCCGGCTTCATTCATGAACTGGAGGGCCGCGTCATCGACCTCCTGGGTGGTCCGGCCCGGCTGGATTTCCTGGGCGACTCGGCGGAGAATCTCCGCCCCCAAGCGACCGGAAGCACGCACGTGCTCGATCTGCCGACCTCGCTTGATGGGTATTTTCTCTTTTTTCATGCCGTCTCGCTGGCCGCGGCCAACACTTCCCGAAGCTGGGCAAAGACCTCGTCTGCTTCCCGCGCTCCCGCAAGCACTCGCAAAAGCCCTCGCTCACGATAAAAGCCGATCAGCGGTCTGGTCTTCTCTCGGTATTCGCCCAAGCGCCGCTCCAGGGTTTCCCGGGTGTCATCTTTTCTGCGGAGCAAGCGCCCGCCACAACCTGGCCGAGGGCAGGGGCCTCCTTCAGCGATCGGGTTTTTCTTTTCAGAGAAACTCCTCCCACAGCCCGGGCAACCCACTCGATGGAGGACGCGATCGAGCAAGACCTCCTCCTCGACATCGAGGTGGAAGACGTGATCGAGCGGCTGGCCAGACTCTTCCAAAAGCCCCTCCAAGGCCTCGGCCTGCGGGAGGGTCCGGGGGAAGCCATCCAAGACAAAGCCGTCCGGCAGCTGGGCCAAGCGGGCCGCGATCATCTCCCGAACCAAGTCATCCGCCAAGAAGGCCCCGGCCTCGATTCCGGCCTGCGTCGCTCGCCCGATCTCACTTTGGCGCCGGATCTCTTCCCGGATGAGTTCTCCGGTCGAGACGGTGGGCAAATCGAAGTGCTCCTTGAGAAACTGCGCTTGGGTGCCCTTCCCGGAAGCGGGCGGGCCCAAGAGAATGACACGCACCTTCACTGGAGGGGGAGAAGAAGGCCTCAGTTGGCGAGGTAGGCCACCATCCCAAAAATCGAGAGAATGGCGATCGTGACCCAGAGCGTGATGAGGGTGCGGGAGCTGGCCGCTTGTCCCGAGGCCTGCTTCCGTTCGAAGCGGCCCCGAATCTTGCCCTTGCGCAGGAAGCCATCGTAATTTTTCTGCAAGAGGTGGGTCTCGATCTGACGCATGATGTCGAGCACCACCCCCACCAGAATCAAGATGCTGGTGCCCCCGAAGAGCTGGCCCGCGAGGTAGGGCACGCCCATGACGTAATTGAGGGCGGCCGGGAGCGCATAAATCAGGGTCAGGAAGAGGGCTCCGGCGAAGGTCAAGCGCCCCATGGTGAAGTCGAGGAAATCAGCGGTCGGCTTGCCAGGACGAACTCCCGGGATGTAGCCGCCATTCTTTTTGAGATCGTCGGCGATCTGGGTCGGCTGGAACATGGTGGCGACCCAGAAGTAGCTGAAGAAGAAGATCAAGAGCGCCGAGACCACATAGTAGACCCAAGAGGCGGGGCTGAGGTGGAATTGCAGGCTTTGCGTCCAATCGGCGTTCCGCGCCACCATCCCCAAAATCTGGGCCGGGAAGACCACAATGGCTTGGGCGAAGATGATCGGCATGACCCCGGAGTAGTTCACCTTGAGGGGCATGTATTGGGTCTGGCCCCCGTAGACCTTCCGGCCCACCACCCGCTTGGCATACTGGATGGTGATCCGCCGCTGGGCTTCGGTGATGGCGATGACTGCCGCCACCACCGCCACCAGGAAGACGATCAAGAGGACCAGGAGGGCGGGGTCGAAGGGGTTGAATTCCATGCCCTCGGCCGGTTTCAGGTAGGTATTCCAGAGGATGACGAGAGCCCCCGGGAGGGCCGAGATGATATTGATGGCGATGATGAGGGAGATCCCATTGCCGATCCCGCGTTCGGTGACCTGTTCCCCTAACCACATCAAAAGCATGGTCCCGCCCACGATGGTGGTCACGGCTACCAGGTAGAACCAAAAGTCCGGGTCGGGGACCAAGGGCCCGAACTCTTCCACGCTGTAGCCTGAAAGGAAGGGGTTGGTGGAGGGGTTTTCCAGAGACCGCACCAGCATGAAGCCTTGAAAGAGGGCCAGGATGATGGTGACGATGCGGGTGTACTGCGTGATTTTCTGACGCCCTCCGTCCTCCCGGGAGAGCTTGCCGAGCTGCGGAATGACGGCAGTGCCCAGCTGTAGCATGATCGACGCGCTGATGTAGGGCATGATCCCGAGCGCGAAGATGGCGCAGTTCTGGAGACCGCCCCCGCTGAACATCGTGAGAAGCGCGTTGATGGCGGCCGCCCCACTAGTGGCATTCTGTGCCTCGAGGGAGGCATCCACGTATTTTTGAAGGTTGATGGAATCGACGCCCGGCAGGGTGACGGCTGCGCCCAAGCGCACCACCACGATGATGGCCAGGGTGAAGAAGATGCGTTGCCGAAGCTCGGGAACCTTGAGGCAGTTAGCGAAAGCGGAGATCATTCGAGAAGGGAATCAGCGAGGGGAGCGTGGGAATAACACAGTTTCGCTGCTCTTCAAGCCTCGCCCTGGGGGGCGACCGCCGGGGCCTCGAGGGAGCCTCCCGCTTTCTCGATTTTCTCCTTGGCTCCCGCGGAAACCTGGTCGACTGCCACCACCAGTTTCTTGGTGAGTTCGCCTTTGGCCAGGACCTTGATGCCATCGCAGACCCCACTCACCAGTTGGCAGGTGCGCAGGCTGGCTTCGTCCACCCGGGCGCCCTCGGCGAATTTGGCTTCCAGCTGGCTGAGATTCACAATGGCGATCTCCTTGCGGAAGCTGCCATTGGTGAAACCCTTGCGGGGCAGGCGGCGGTAGAGCGGCATCTGACCCCCTTCGAAGCCGGGCCGGAGCGAGCCGCCGGAACGGGATTTCTGTCCTTTGTGACCTTTCCCAGAAGTCTTGCCCAGGCCGGAGCTTTCTCCGCAGCCGAGACGTTTTTTGCGGTGCTTGGCTCCCTCGTTCGGTTGCAGATTGTGTAAGCGCATGATGTGACGAAGTGAAATGAAGTGGATTTAGATGGCCTTTTGTTCCGCCATCTTTTTGCCGCGTAGTTTGTAAACCTGCTCGCGGGTGCGGAGGGATTCGAGGGCGTTCAGGGTGGCTTTGACCACGTTGGCGTGGTTGTTCGAGCCGAGCGATTTGGCGAGGACATCACGCACGCCAGCGGCTTCCACCACGGCTCGCACGCCGCCTCCCGCGATGACGCCCGTTCCTTCAGAAGCAGGGCGGAGGAGGACCTTTCCCCCTCCGTGCACGCCAATGACTTCATGGGGAATGGTGTTGTCCTTGAGAGAGACCGGACGGAGCTGGGTTTTGGCCGATTCGCTGGCCTTGCGGATGCAGTCGGCCACCTCATTGGCTTTGCCGAATCCATAGCCGACCTGACCTTGCTGGTCGCCGCAGACGACGAGGGCACTAAAGCTGAAACGGCGCCCGCCTTTCACGACTTTGGCGCAGCGATTGATGAAGACGACCTTTTCGGTCAGTTCGGGGCCGTCTCCCTCACCGCCGGGCGCATCCCGTCGGTCGCGGGGACCGCGGTCACGTCGATCCGAGCGGGGACGATCTCCTCTCTCTTCCTTGGACTCGACCGGCTTGGGGCCTTCGGCGGCGGAAGCGTCTTCGACCGAGATTTTCTCGGGGACTTCTTCCGGTTGCGATTCGTTTTCAGTTACCATGGTGATCAGAATTGGAGTCCTTTTTCGCGGGCGGCGTCGGCCAGCGCCTTGACTTTGCCGTGGTAGAGAAAGCCGCCTCGATCGAAGACGACGCCTTCGACCCCGGCTTTCTTGGAACGCTCCGCGATGAGCGCGCCGATTTTGGAGGCGGTGGCGACGTTCG
The DNA window shown above is from Verrucomicrobiota bacterium and carries:
- a CDS encoding adenylate kinase, with translation MRVILLGPPASGKGTQAQFLKEHFDLPTVSTGELIREEIRRQSEIGRATQAGIEAGAFLADDLVREMIAARLAQLPDGFVLDGFPRTLPQAEALEGLLEESGQPLDHVFHLDVEEEVLLDRVLHRVGCPGCGRSFSEKKNPIAEGGPCPRPGCGGRLLRRKDDTRETLERRLGEYREKTRPLIGFYRERGLLRVLAGAREADEVFAQLREVLAAASETA
- the rplO gene encoding 50S ribosomal protein L15, with product MRLHNLQPNEGAKHRKKRLGCGESSGLGKTSGKGHKGQKSRSGGSLRPGFEGGQMPLYRRLPRKGFTNGSFRKEIAIVNLSQLEAKFAEGARVDEASLRTCQLVSGVCDGIKVLAKGELTKKLVVAVDQVSAGAKEKIEKAGGSLEAPAVAPQGEA
- the map gene encoding type I methionyl aminopeptidase, with translation MKKEKIPIKRGRQIEHVRASGRLGAEILRRVAQEIQPGRTTQEVDDAALQFMNEAGCKSAFYGYRGFPGQVCISLNEEVVHGIGGKRRIQPGDIVKIDVGIIHNGWIGDNAVTVIVGEIDAETEKLLWATEESLYAAIEYAREGFRLGDLCASVEHLVQQYGYTVVREFVGHGVGRRLHEEPQVPNYGTPGTGPRLKEGMVLAIEPMVNMGTAGVRMLDDNWTVETLDRRPSAHFEHMVLVGKDAPEILTPRPRRMTRPTGVPEPEPMIEPDPEQLV
- the secY gene encoding preprotein translocase subunit SecY — its product is MISAFANCLKVPELRQRIFFTLAIIVVVRLGAAVTLPGVDSINLQKYVDASLEAQNATSGAAAINALLTMFSGGGLQNCAIFALGIMPYISASIMLQLGTAVIPQLGKLSREDGGRQKITQYTRIVTIILALFQGFMLVRSLENPSTNPFLSGYSVEEFGPLVPDPDFWFYLVAVTTIVGGTMLLMWLGEQVTERGIGNGISLIIAINIISALPGALVILWNTYLKPAEGMEFNPFDPALLVLLIVFLVAVVAAVIAITEAQRRITIQYAKRVVGRKVYGGQTQYMPLKVNYSGVMPIIFAQAIVVFPAQILGMVARNADWTQSLQFHLSPASWVYYVVSALLIFFFSYFWVATMFQPTQIADDLKKNGGYIPGVRPGKPTADFLDFTMGRLTFAGALFLTLIYALPAALNYVMGVPYLAGQLFGGTSILILVGVVLDIMRQIETHLLQKNYDGFLRKGKIRGRFERKQASGQAASSRTLITLWVTIAILSIFGMVAYLAN
- the rpsE gene encoding 30S ribosomal protein S5, which gives rise to MVTENESQPEEVPEKISVEDASAAEGPKPVESKEERGDRPRSDRRDRGPRDRRDAPGGEGDGPELTEKVVFINRCAKVVKGGRRFSFSALVVCGDQQGQVGYGFGKANEVADCIRKASESAKTQLRPVSLKDNTIPHEVIGVHGGGKVLLRPASEGTGVIAGGGVRAVVEAAGVRDVLAKSLGSNNHANVVKATLNALESLRTREQVYKLRGKKMAEQKAI